Proteins encoded in a region of the Stieleria neptunia genome:
- the glgC gene encoding glucose-1-phosphate adenylyltransferase translates to MERVARMRDTLTVILAGGRGSRLEPLTRDRAKPAVPFGGLYRIIDFVLSNCLNSDMRRLLLLTQYKAQSLDRHINLAWRNYFCRELGEFIDVVPPQQRIAGNWYSGTADAVYQNIYAIEREQPEHIVILAGDHIYKMNYGPMVDHHRKLDADITIGALRVGVDEARQFGVMQTDLDGRVIGFQEKPENPIPTPEDPEFCLASMGIYVFNARFLYEQLCADATRMDSDHDFGKNIIPRAIDSHLVCAFPFLDENRKSDAYWRDVGTIDAYYEATMDLISIDPQLNLYDKHWPVRAFQPMLPPPKFVFGSEGISTRRGTAMDSLVCQGAIISGGSVARSVIGPGVRINSYSSVEDSILFDEVNVGRRSRLRRVIVDKGVSIPPETEIGFDPVADAERGFKVTESGLVVISRGELITPHCPAEPAAVGQAGG, encoded by the coding sequence ATGGAACGGGTGGCTCGAATGCGTGACACATTGACGGTGATTTTGGCAGGCGGTCGGGGTTCGCGACTGGAACCCCTGACACGCGACCGCGCGAAACCCGCGGTCCCCTTTGGTGGTCTCTACCGGATCATCGATTTTGTGCTCAGCAATTGTCTCAACAGCGACATGCGGCGGCTGTTGTTGCTGACTCAGTACAAAGCACAATCGCTGGACCGACACATCAACCTGGCTTGGCGGAATTACTTCTGCCGCGAACTCGGCGAGTTCATCGACGTCGTTCCGCCCCAACAGCGGATCGCGGGCAATTGGTATTCCGGGACCGCCGATGCGGTCTACCAAAACATCTACGCGATCGAGCGGGAGCAGCCCGAGCACATCGTCATCTTGGCGGGCGACCACATCTACAAGATGAACTACGGGCCGATGGTCGATCACCACCGCAAGCTGGACGCCGACATCACGATCGGCGCGTTGCGTGTGGGGGTCGACGAGGCGCGGCAATTCGGCGTCATGCAAACCGATCTGGATGGCCGCGTCATCGGATTTCAAGAGAAGCCCGAGAACCCGATCCCGACCCCCGAGGACCCCGAGTTCTGCCTGGCGTCGATGGGGATCTATGTCTTCAACGCCCGGTTCCTGTACGAGCAGTTGTGCGCCGACGCGACGCGAATGGACAGCGATCACGATTTCGGCAAGAACATCATCCCCCGGGCGATCGATTCACACCTGGTGTGCGCGTTTCCATTCCTGGACGAAAACCGCAAGTCCGACGCGTACTGGCGCGACGTCGGGACGATCGACGCGTATTACGAAGCGACGATGGATTTGATCAGCATCGATCCACAGTTGAACTTGTACGACAAGCATTGGCCGGTGCGTGCGTTCCAGCCGATGTTGCCTCCGCCCAAGTTTGTCTTCGGCAGCGAAGGCATCTCGACGCGCCGAGGGACGGCGATGGACTCGTTGGTCTGCCAGGGCGCGATCATCAGCGGCGGCAGCGTCGCCCGCAGCGTGATCGGCCCGGGCGTGCGCATCAACAGTTACTCCTCGGTCGAAGACAGCATCTTGTTTGACGAAGTGAACGTCGGCCGCCGCAGTCGTCTGCGTCGCGTGATCGTCGACAAGGGGGTTTCGATCCCGCCGGAAACCGAGATCGGATTCGACCCGGTCGCCGATGCCGAGCGGGGATTCAAGGTCACCGAAAGCGGCTTGGTCGTGATCAGCCGAGGCGAGCTGATCACACCCCATTGCCCGGCCGAACCGGCGGCGGTGGGACAAGCCGGCGGTTGA
- a CDS encoding POT family MFS transporter, whose protein sequence is MPYTPPSETPDSNTPLDDQQGWQTTPYPITTMPPGIPYIVGNEAAERFSFYGMKAILTVFMTQYLIGSGGSVDPMSDNDAKFWVHTFVMAAYFTPLLGAFLADWLFGKYKTILYLSVLYCFGHLALALDETRMGLAIGLSLIALGTGAIKPCVSAHVGDQFGTKNSHLLSKVFGWFYVAINLGAFASTVLTPWLLDRFGPQIAFGVPGVLMAIATLLFWMGRNKFVHIPPRGPQVFRDAFTGEGGRALLRLAPIYVLVAVFWSLFDQTASAWVLQAENMDRTVMGVELLSSQIQAANPFLILILVPLFSYAVYPAISKVFPLTPLRKITIGMFVTVFAFSISALIETSIQNGGTPSISWQVLAYVLLTAAEVMVSITCLEFSYTQAPNSMKSIVMSFYMLSVSLGNFITAGVNAIISNADGTSKLPGASYYWFFTGLMLVAAVIFIAVAVTYRGKQYIQESEVEAESEAEGTA, encoded by the coding sequence GTGCCCTATACACCGCCCAGCGAAACGCCGGATTCGAACACGCCCTTGGACGATCAACAGGGTTGGCAAACCACGCCGTACCCGATCACGACGATGCCCCCGGGGATCCCCTACATCGTCGGCAACGAAGCGGCCGAGCGGTTCAGCTTCTACGGCATGAAGGCGATCCTGACCGTCTTCATGACCCAATATCTGATCGGCAGCGGCGGCAGCGTCGATCCGATGAGCGACAACGATGCCAAGTTCTGGGTCCACACCTTTGTGATGGCCGCCTACTTCACGCCGCTGCTGGGTGCCTTCCTGGCCGACTGGCTGTTCGGAAAATACAAAACCATTCTCTATCTCTCGGTGCTGTACTGTTTCGGGCACCTGGCGTTGGCCCTGGACGAAACCCGCATGGGGCTGGCCATCGGACTGAGCCTGATCGCGCTGGGCACCGGTGCCATCAAGCCCTGTGTTTCCGCCCACGTCGGTGATCAATTCGGAACCAAGAATTCTCACCTGCTGAGCAAGGTGTTCGGCTGGTTCTACGTCGCGATCAATCTGGGCGCGTTCGCCTCCACCGTTTTGACGCCCTGGTTGTTGGACCGCTTCGGACCGCAAATCGCGTTCGGCGTGCCGGGCGTTTTGATGGCGATCGCGACGTTGTTGTTTTGGATGGGACGCAACAAGTTCGTTCATATTCCGCCGCGGGGTCCCCAAGTCTTTCGCGACGCATTCACCGGCGAAGGCGGTCGGGCGCTGCTTCGCCTGGCCCCGATCTACGTGCTGGTCGCGGTGTTTTGGAGCCTGTTTGACCAGACGGCCAGCGCCTGGGTTTTGCAGGCCGAAAACATGGACCGAACGGTGATGGGCGTCGAACTGTTGTCCAGCCAAATCCAAGCCGCCAACCCGTTCCTGATTCTGATTCTGGTGCCGCTGTTCAGCTATGCCGTCTATCCCGCGATCAGCAAGGTCTTTCCGCTCACCCCGCTCCGTAAAATCACGATCGGGATGTTTGTCACCGTGTTTGCATTCTCGATCAGCGCCTTGATCGAAACCTCGATTCAGAACGGTGGGACGCCGAGTATTTCCTGGCAAGTGTTGGCGTACGTCCTGTTGACCGCTGCCGAAGTCATGGTCTCCATCACGTGCCTGGAATTCAGCTACACCCAAGCGCCCAACAGCATGAAAAGTATCGTGATGAGCTTTTATATGTTGTCGGTGTCGCTGGGTAATTTCATCACCGCCGGCGTCAATGCCATCATCAGCAACGCCGACGGAACGTCCAAGTTGCCCGGCGCGTCCTACTACTGGTTCTTCACCGGATTGATGCTCGTCGCCGCCGTGATCTTTATCGCCGTCGCAGTGACCTATCGCGGAAAGCAGTACATCCAAGAATCCGAAGTCGAAGCGGAATCGGAAGCCGAAGGAACCGCGTAG
- the tnpA gene encoding IS200/IS605 family transposase: MSTFHSIHLHVTFSTKYRMKWIHRSWEERLYEYLGGTLRGLNLAPQGIGGVEDHVHLLIGFKPSRAISDTMRELKKASSAWVHSDVGMKDFAWQEGYAVFSVSVTERSKVKGYIARQREHHRKRTFQEELMEMLDRAGVQYDPKYLT, translated from the coding sequence ATGTCCACGTTCCATAGCATTCACCTTCACGTCACCTTTAGCACCAAGTACCGCATGAAATGGATTCACCGTTCCTGGGAAGAACGCCTTTACGAATACCTGGGAGGAACCCTTCGCGGGTTGAATTTGGCACCCCAAGGGATCGGCGGTGTCGAAGACCACGTGCATTTGCTGATCGGTTTCAAACCCTCTCGCGCAATCAGCGATACGATGCGGGAACTCAAAAAAGCGTCGTCGGCGTGGGTTCACTCGGACGTCGGCATGAAGGACTTTGCCTGGCAAGAAGGTTACGCGGTGTTTTCGGTCAGCGTGACCGAGCGATCCAAGGTGAAGGGATATATTGCGCGGCAGCGTGAACACCATCGCAAACGCACGTTTCAAGAGGAGTTAATGGAGATGTTGGATCGCGCGGGTGTTCAGTACGATCCGAAGTACCTGACGTGA
- a CDS encoding carbon storage regulator: MLVLSRRENERIDLLGLGVSVEVVRLTRSRATLAIDAPQHIRVVRHEMRPRGNEAAAREAFWAVVRREVMSMIQAEINATTTKLKLAQEMLLAGDHDDALTALGEAMAELEVLRREASNLESARFEACGESEAADDWTVAGGVAESSVGYANSAAGEMADQTDTVWVVGSPDDSLQSGYEFMPDPDAVTVVVLALG, translated from the coding sequence ATGCTTGTGCTCTCTCGTCGTGAAAATGAACGGATCGATCTTCTTGGGTTGGGAGTTTCGGTCGAGGTGGTCCGGCTGACGCGTTCGCGCGCGACCCTTGCCATCGACGCACCCCAACACATTCGTGTCGTCAGGCATGAGATGCGACCTCGCGGGAATGAGGCGGCGGCCCGCGAAGCGTTTTGGGCCGTGGTACGCCGCGAAGTGATGTCGATGATCCAAGCCGAGATCAACGCGACAACGACGAAGCTAAAGCTTGCTCAAGAAATGTTGTTGGCCGGTGATCACGACGACGCGCTGACGGCCCTGGGAGAGGCGATGGCGGAGCTCGAGGTGCTGCGCCGCGAGGCTTCGAATCTGGAGTCGGCTCGTTTCGAAGCATGCGGTGAATCAGAGGCAGCCGATGATTGGACGGTTGCCGGCGGTGTCGCCGAGTCGTCGGTCGGATATGCCAATTCCGCTGCCGGGGAGATGGCGGATCAAACCGACACGGTGTGGGTCGTGGGATCGCCCGATGATTCGCTGCAGTCGGGATACGAATTCATGCCGGATCCGGATGCCGTGACGGTGGTCGTCCTCGCGCTTGGCTAG
- a CDS encoding DUF2306 domain-containing protein produces the protein MEPNAHPNRSGRLIRVLFWGGVIVSAKVFLSILYQYRWYFPPDFDASPFLAGRRFSFAGLYRWAFYLHVFAGPVALILGTFLLFSGGKPRWQRIHRKVGKTQCALIGLMVVPSGLVMSLQAYAGPIAQLGFVVQSILTGVTILVAVSFARAGNLVAHRRWANRCYLLLWSPLLLRVVAGLMIVSNLESEWTYRLNAWLSWLVPLAVYEWVLMSSKADMRSRPAAPRFLFARTKIPTQAENRSPA, from the coding sequence GTGGAACCGAACGCACACCCCAACCGATCTGGGCGACTGATCAGGGTCCTGTTTTGGGGCGGTGTGATCGTTTCGGCAAAGGTGTTCCTGTCGATTCTGTACCAATACCGCTGGTACTTTCCACCGGATTTCGATGCCTCGCCGTTTCTCGCCGGCCGCCGATTCAGCTTCGCCGGCCTCTATCGCTGGGCCTTCTATTTGCACGTCTTCGCCGGACCGGTCGCATTGATCCTTGGCACGTTCTTGCTTTTCAGCGGCGGAAAGCCACGTTGGCAGCGCATCCATCGCAAGGTCGGCAAGACACAATGCGCCCTGATCGGATTGATGGTCGTCCCGAGCGGTTTGGTGATGTCGCTGCAAGCGTACGCCGGACCGATCGCCCAACTCGGCTTTGTCGTCCAGTCGATCCTGACCGGCGTGACGATCCTTGTGGCGGTCTCGTTCGCCCGCGCCGGCAACCTCGTGGCCCACCGTCGCTGGGCAAACCGTTGTTACCTGCTACTTTGGTCACCGCTGTTGTTGCGCGTCGTCGCGGGATTGATGATCGTTTCAAACCTGGAATCGGAATGGACGTACCGCTTGAACGCCTGGCTCAGCTGGCTCGTCCCGCTGGCGGTGTATGAATGGGTTTTGATGTCCTCCAAGGCCGACATGCGATCGCGCCCTGCAGCCCCCCGCTTTCTCTTCGCACGCACGAAAATCCCAACGCAGGCCGAAAACAGGAGCCCAGCATGA
- a CDS encoding DUF1559 domain-containing protein: protein MNQQTRPFGLTLIELLVVIVVLGVLVGLMLPNVRSSREAARRMSCSNNIKQVGLAFHNYHSANDQLPLQMGGTFDPSSDSGGTSAPGNNRYRLSALVGLLPFLEQQNIWQAIVDGESASNNTTYAPMGPAPWTRGFHPWQTEFPVFRCPSDPGLGMPAHGRANLAVCLGDATAAMNTGPVRWSQDAQAWVTDRSDEVAASGRGAFVPRQVTRWRDIHDGLSNTILAGEISTDLDDGDIRTSGSLLNDWTKIHDIPTLCNHQIDSQRPMFWSQADDSPQSLGSEDQKRGFRWADGAALYTGFNTILPPNREVCLAGGESGIGMLPPSSRHQGGTHVLMADGAVIFMTDSVDSGDSNIGTVVRGGTGPRAPGSHSPYGLWGALGTRAQGDVIEEQLNQ from the coding sequence ATGAACCAACAAACAAGACCATTCGGATTGACGCTGATCGAATTGCTGGTCGTGATCGTGGTCCTGGGCGTCTTGGTCGGATTGATGTTGCCCAATGTGCGAAGCTCGCGTGAAGCGGCGCGGCGGATGAGTTGTTCCAACAACATCAAACAAGTCGGCCTGGCGTTTCACAACTACCATTCGGCCAACGATCAACTGCCCCTGCAGATGGGCGGAACCTTCGACCCGTCCTCCGATTCCGGCGGCACGTCCGCCCCCGGCAATAACCGCTACCGTTTGAGCGCGTTGGTCGGATTGCTGCCGTTCCTGGAACAGCAAAACATTTGGCAAGCGATTGTCGATGGAGAATCGGCGTCCAACAACACGACGTACGCGCCGATGGGGCCGGCGCCTTGGACGCGTGGTTTCCATCCATGGCAAACGGAGTTTCCGGTCTTTCGCTGCCCCTCCGATCCGGGCCTGGGCATGCCCGCTCACGGCCGCGCCAATCTGGCCGTCTGCTTGGGTGACGCGACCGCGGCAATGAACACCGGACCGGTCCGCTGGAGCCAAGACGCGCAAGCCTGGGTCACCGATCGCAGCGACGAAGTGGCCGCGTCCGGTCGCGGGGCGTTCGTTCCCAGACAGGTGACGCGTTGGCGTGACATCCACGACGGGTTGAGCAATACGATCCTGGCCGGGGAGATTTCCACCGATCTTGATGACGGTGACATTCGAACCTCAGGATCGTTGCTGAATGATTGGACCAAGATTCACGACATCCCCACGCTTTGCAACCACCAAATTGATTCGCAGCGACCGATGTTCTGGTCACAGGCCGACGACAGCCCCCAAAGCCTGGGCAGCGAGGACCAGAAACGCGGCTTTCGCTGGGCCGACGGCGCGGCGTTGTACACCGGGTTCAATACGATCCTGCCCCCGAACCGAGAGGTCTGTCTGGCCGGAGGTGAATCCGGCATCGGCATGCTGCCCCCGTCGAGTCGTCACCAGGGCGGAACGCACGTGTTGATGGCCGACGGAGCGGTGATCTTTATGACCGATTCGGTCGACAGCGGAGATTCGAACATCGGTACCGTCGTCCGCGGCGGAACCGGTCCGCGCGCCCCCGGCAGCCACAGCCCGTACGGCCTGTGGGGGGCACTGGGAACGCGTGCTCAAGGCGACGTGATCGAAGAGCAACTGAATCAGTAG
- a CDS encoding DUF4139 domain-containing protein — protein MRAIIGILNDAFSFRRIMFTSSAALLLAGGCVSAQEPNTVLDVDSPITAVTVFRRQANVVREINVRPAAEGQLIRITGLPETIRDQSVRWESDAEITVRSLRVTPHQIPPDDAKRRAREEERGRQNQALQDAAHEVAVIEQDLETIEDLVTFSSAQTNDDLRQSELKVDSVTAIADFVMQRRRALAKELHVARRELQTLQNQMEESMRQTQQKTDSKPASTFDATLMVDAPRGGLLRLSYWVDEVSWEPQYTIHATARQEDADAFVVQLDGTVTQHSGEDWRGVRLAFCTGVPNLQAATPLLVPLRVSVNQASGKGTDPMAGYAKSRQSAGTAPAWEDPALWQRNLALNTEAAGRQVYEINRRQSVQREMADDANNNLTDETYRVAGRIDVADQTADQAITILRWNIESPIYRVVTPLLSSFAYREAALENETGQSLVGGDATVFLDGRFVGRTTLPPTAAGGEFAVGLGADRQVRTRRELLARNESIQGGNRLSKLDYRLVISNYHPEAIEIQLYDRIPITSDSGTVNVVTDSTSLGNLSTDAKYLRMQRPTGILRWDLTIPAKRFGSTAYDHHYDYTIEMDRTQSIVSNDVEQQMRNDLRFNRSGGGGMGGGFGGGMGGAMGGGGSF, from the coding sequence ATGCGAGCGATCATTGGAATCTTAAACGACGCCTTCTCCTTTCGCAGGATCATGTTCACATCGAGTGCGGCGTTGCTACTGGCCGGTGGTTGTGTTTCCGCGCAAGAGCCGAACACCGTGCTCGACGTAGACAGTCCCATCACCGCGGTCACCGTCTTTCGTCGCCAAGCCAATGTCGTGCGCGAGATCAACGTGCGACCCGCGGCGGAAGGTCAATTGATACGCATCACGGGACTGCCGGAAACCATCCGCGATCAATCGGTTCGCTGGGAATCCGACGCCGAAATCACGGTCCGTTCGTTGCGTGTCACGCCGCACCAAATCCCCCCGGACGATGCAAAGCGACGGGCGCGGGAGGAAGAACGGGGCAGACAAAACCAAGCCCTGCAAGACGCGGCCCATGAAGTCGCCGTCATCGAGCAAGACCTGGAAACGATTGAGGATTTGGTCACGTTTTCGTCCGCCCAGACCAACGACGATCTCAGGCAATCTGAACTGAAAGTGGATTCGGTCACGGCGATCGCGGATTTCGTCATGCAGCGTCGACGAGCGCTCGCCAAAGAACTGCATGTCGCGCGACGGGAGTTACAGACGTTGCAGAATCAGATGGAAGAATCGATGCGTCAAACGCAACAGAAGACCGATTCAAAACCCGCATCAACGTTTGATGCAACGTTGATGGTCGACGCACCACGCGGCGGGTTGCTGCGGTTGAGCTACTGGGTGGACGAGGTTTCTTGGGAACCGCAATACACCATCCACGCAACCGCCCGGCAAGAAGACGCCGATGCGTTTGTCGTTCAACTGGACGGGACCGTGACGCAGCACAGTGGCGAAGACTGGCGCGGCGTCCGACTGGCTTTCTGCACCGGTGTGCCCAACCTGCAAGCCGCCACGCCGCTGCTGGTTCCGCTCCGCGTTTCGGTCAATCAGGCGTCCGGCAAAGGCACCGATCCGATGGCCGGCTATGCCAAATCGCGGCAGTCGGCGGGCACCGCACCGGCCTGGGAAGATCCGGCATTGTGGCAACGCAACCTTGCCTTGAACACCGAAGCGGCGGGCCGACAGGTTTACGAGATCAACCGGCGGCAGAGCGTGCAGCGGGAGATGGCCGATGACGCGAACAATAACTTGACCGACGAAACCTATCGCGTCGCCGGACGGATCGACGTGGCCGACCAGACCGCCGACCAGGCGATCACGATCCTGCGTTGGAATATCGAAAGCCCGATCTATCGCGTCGTCACACCGCTGCTAAGCAGTTTCGCCTACCGCGAGGCGGCGTTGGAAAACGAAACCGGCCAAAGTCTGGTCGGCGGTGACGCCACCGTCTTTCTCGACGGGCGATTCGTCGGACGAACCACGCTGCCTCCGACCGCCGCAGGAGGCGAGTTTGCCGTCGGCTTGGGGGCCGATCGTCAAGTCCGCACACGTCGCGAATTACTCGCCCGCAACGAGTCCATCCAGGGCGGAAACCGGTTGTCGAAACTCGACTATCGGCTCGTCATCTCCAACTACCACCCCGAAGCGATCGAAATTCAGTTGTATGATCGGATTCCGATCACCAGCGATTCGGGAACGGTTAACGTCGTCACCGATTCCACTTCACTGGGAAACTTGTCCACGGACGCCAAGTACCTGAGGATGCAGCGTCCGACGGGCATCTTGCGTTGGGATTTGACGATCCCCGCCAAACGCTTCGGCAGCACCGCCTATGACCATCACTACGACTACACGATCGAAATGGACCGGACACAATCGATCGTCAGCAACGACGTCGAACAGCAGATGCGCAACGACCTCCGGTTCAATCGCTCCGGCGGCGGCGGAATGGGAGGCGGCTTCGGCGGAGGCATGGGAGGAGCCATGGGAGGCGGCGGCTCGTTTTGA